The candidate division WOR-3 bacterium genome window below encodes:
- the phoU gene encoding phosphate signaling complex protein PhoU, whose product MFAAAPSSRRACVSTPSNISLESVKELAIMVSLPRNAVLTTVLEDKIAGLKQQLFTMAGIVEEMIGNSVKALVHREPALAEQVIGPDEDRVNRLEIENEDAAINLMALYQPEASNLRAIAMIIKINNDLERLGDHAVNIAEAAQFLMTRPAVKPLVDIPKMADYAIAMLKDSLDAFTRTDAELARSVCGRDNIVDELNDTVKTDLARVMSADAATIERALKLMMVSLNLERIADLATNIAEDTIYIATGQVIKHHCKNEAQNPDH is encoded by the coding sequence ATGTTTGCGGCGGCGCCATCCAGCAGAAGAGCGTGCGTCAGCACACCCAGCAATATTTCGCTTGAATCTGTCAAGGAATTGGCCATAATGGTGAGCCTACCAAGGAACGCGGTCTTGACTACAGTACTTGAAGACAAAATCGCCGGATTGAAGCAGCAGCTCTTCACGATGGCCGGTATCGTGGAAGAGATGATCGGCAACAGCGTCAAGGCGCTGGTCCACAGGGAACCGGCGCTGGCCGAGCAGGTGATCGGCCCGGACGAAGACCGCGTCAACCGGCTGGAAATCGAGAACGAGGACGCGGCCATCAACCTGATGGCGCTCTACCAGCCCGAGGCTTCGAACCTGCGCGCCATTGCCATGATCATCAAGATCAACAACGACCTTGAGCGGCTTGGCGACCATGCGGTCAACATCGCTGAGGCGGCCCAGTTCCTGATGACGCGGCCTGCGGTGAAGCCGCTGGTCGACATCCCGAAGATGGCCGACTACGCCATCGCCATGCTCAAGGACTCGCTCGACGCCTTCACGCGCACTGATGCCGAACTGGCACGTTCGGTCTGTGGCCGCGACAACATCGTCGACGAGCTGAACGACACGGTGAAGACCGATCTCGCCCGGGTCATGAGCGCCGACGCCGCGACCATCGAGCGGGCCCTCAAACTGATGATGGTGTCGCTGAACCTCGAACGGATCGCCGACCTTGCCACCAACATAGCCGAGGACACCATCTACATCGCGACCGGACAAGTGATTAAGCACCACTGCAAGAACGAGGCACAGAACCCCGACCATTGA
- a CDS encoding response regulator transcription factor has translation MSRLIAVVDDEPDIRDLVALHLKGAGFSVRAFPDATQFQKSLAGSLPDLVILDLMLPDADGIDVCKDMKRGARTTDIPIVMLTARGDELDRVLGLEIGADDYITKPFSPKELVARVKAVLRRRDKGGRQATVELTEGVVMDPNRYEVSVNGRKLELTTTEFKLLAILAERRGWVFSRDEILGRLWGDEKAVIDRTIDVHVTNLRRKLGKAGRLIENVRGVGYKLTD, from the coding sequence TTGAGTCGTCTGATAGCGGTCGTAGACGACGAGCCGGATATCCGTGACCTGGTTGCTCTCCATCTAAAGGGGGCCGGCTTCAGCGTCCGCGCCTTCCCCGACGCCACGCAGTTCCAGAAGTCGCTCGCCGGCAGCCTGCCGGACTTGGTCATCCTTGACCTGATGCTGCCCGATGCCGACGGAATCGATGTCTGCAAGGACATGAAACGCGGCGCCCGTACTACCGACATTCCCATCGTCATGCTGACAGCACGGGGCGACGAACTCGACCGTGTGCTGGGCCTGGAAATCGGCGCCGACGACTACATCACCAAGCCGTTCTCGCCCAAAGAGCTGGTCGCCCGCGTGAAAGCCGTTCTCCGCCGCCGCGACAAGGGCGGCCGGCAGGCTACGGTTGAGCTGACCGAAGGCGTAGTCATGGACCCGAACCGCTACGAAGTCTCGGTTAACGGCCGGAAGCTGGAGCTGACGACTACCGAGTTCAAGCTCCTCGCAATCCTGGCGGAGCGCCGCGGCTGGGTTTTCTCCCGCGACGAGATCTTGGGCCGCCTGTGGGGTGACGAGAAGGCGGTTATCGACCGCACGATTGACGTCCACGTGACGAACCTGCGAAGGAAGCTGGGGAAGGCGGGCCGGCTCATCGAGAACGTACGCGGCGTCGGCTACAAGCTTACCGACTGA
- a CDS encoding HAMP domain-containing protein → MKRYILLRLLALQLAIVIVLLVAGLAARGTRHNTILWVTAAVVTVATGAVSYLVARSTVRPLRDLTAAFRRLSAGDFDVRVLPAKRGRLRELGDDFNQMVFRTKTLVDELRQQREALDAIVASIQEGLAVVDGQGRIVLANASFRRLAGESKIEGRYYWEIIREPDFVELVRSVTAGAPLATRQIEIADRIYACSANYLATAQQVVLTLHDDTEVARAAQMKKDFVQNVSHELRTPLTAIKGFAETMEATIDNGSRPYLETIIRNTDRLVSLVQDLLTLSELEERGAGLQLEDVDLRAIAAQMLPLFDKAAKDKGLELKLSLSGDGVPLRADRFKLEQVFINLLDNAVKYTDKGEVELAISREDGKIVIEVRDTGPGIAAEHLPRLFERFYVVDKGRSRRLGGTGLGLSIVKHIVLLHSGDISVRSTPGAGTAFTISLPIGTT, encoded by the coding sequence TTGAAGCGCTACATCCTGCTGCGGTTGCTCGCCCTCCAGCTGGCGATAGTCATTGTGCTGCTCGTCGCAGGCCTGGCCGCGCGCGGCACGCGGCACAACACGATCCTCTGGGTCACAGCCGCGGTTGTCACGGTGGCCACCGGCGCGGTGTCATATCTGGTCGCCCGCAGCACGGTGCGGCCGCTTCGTGACCTGACTGCGGCGTTTCGCCGGCTGAGTGCCGGCGACTTCGACGTCCGCGTGCTTCCCGCCAAGCGTGGCCGGCTGCGCGAACTTGGCGATGACTTCAACCAGATGGTATTCAGGACCAAGACGCTGGTAGACGAACTGCGCCAGCAGCGCGAGGCTCTGGACGCAATCGTTGCGTCGATCCAAGAAGGCCTGGCCGTGGTGGACGGGCAGGGCCGAATCGTCCTTGCCAACGCCAGCTTCCGCCGCCTGGCTGGTGAATCCAAGATCGAAGGCCGCTACTACTGGGAGATAATCCGCGAGCCGGATTTCGTCGAACTCGTTCGCTCAGTGACGGCCGGGGCCCCGTTGGCTACCCGACAGATCGAGATCGCCGACCGTATCTACGCCTGCAGCGCTAACTACCTCGCGACCGCGCAACAGGTCGTTCTGACCCTCCACGACGACACCGAGGTCGCGCGGGCCGCGCAGATGAAGAAGGACTTCGTCCAGAACGTTTCCCACGAACTCCGAACGCCGCTCACCGCCATCAAGGGCTTCGCCGAGACCATGGAAGCGACCATTGACAACGGCAGCCGGCCGTACCTCGAGACCATCATCCGCAACACTGACCGGCTCGTCAGTCTCGTGCAGGACCTGCTCACGCTCTCTGAACTGGAGGAACGCGGAGCCGGGCTCCAACTTGAGGACGTCGATCTGCGGGCCATCGCCGCGCAGATGCTTCCGCTCTTCGACAAGGCGGCAAAAGACAAAGGACTCGAACTGAAGCTCTCGTTGTCCGGGGACGGTGTCCCGCTCCGCGCCGACCGGTTCAAGCTTGAGCAGGTCTTCATCAACCTGCTCGACAACGCGGTCAAGTACACCGACAAAGGAGAGGTCGAACTCGCCATCAGTCGTGAGGACGGCAAGATCGTTATCGAGGTCCGCGACACCGGACCCGGTATTGCGGCCGAGCACCTGCCCCGGCTGTTCGAGCGCTTCTACGTGGTGGATAAAGGCCGCTCCCGCCGGCTCGGAGGCACCGGGCTCGGCCTGTCGATAGTGAAACACATCGTCCTCCTTCACTCTGGCGACATCTCGGTGCGTAGTACGCCCGGTGCGGGCACGGCTTTCACCATCTCGCTACCGATCGGGACAACATAG